CCCGCCTCCGCCATCCACAGCCGCTCCCCAGCCGGCCGCTCCTCCACATACCGCGCCCCGTCGTGCCGAAACCACCGGATTGCCTCCCGTCTGTCGTCAATCGTCACATAGTACGGAACCTTCAACACCGACTCATAAATGTCCCACTTCCGCAGCAGTTTCCGGTCCTCCGCCCACGCCCCGCGCCCATACTCAGCCAAGTCGTTGCGGCGCGTCTGCGGTGACAGCGCCTCGACGATGATGAGCGGCGCGCGTCCCTCATCTTCCACCACATAGCTTGCCCGCGTGCGCTCGCCGCGGTACAGCGCCGGCACGCCGACAACGCCCATCCAGTTGGGACGCAGCCCGCGCACAACGCCCTCGTGCAGGCAGTACAGGTACAGGTCAATGGCACAGAAGTACTGGTCGGGGGG
The window above is part of the Chloracidobacterium sp. genome. Proteins encoded here:
- a CDS encoding Uma2 family endonuclease, with translation MTTPAPHPTHSPSPTPPPPHLPARRVLTMDDLPSEFEDEEALPSEFHLLFALLLYETFRPTTVPPDQYFCAIDLYLYCLHEGVVRGLRPNWMGVVGVPALYRGERTRASYVVEDEGRAPLIIVEALSPQTRRNDLAEYGRGAWAEDRKLLRKWDIYESVLKVPYYVTIDDRREAIRWFRHDGARYVEERPAGERLWMAEAG